One genomic region from Strix uralensis isolate ZFMK-TIS-50842 chromosome 5, bStrUra1, whole genome shotgun sequence encodes:
- the TWF1 gene encoding twinfilin-1, with amino-acid sequence MSHQTGIQASGSVKDTFVGARNGQYRLLKIVIDNEQLVVGSSRQPVGSWEKDYDSFVLPLLEDKQPCYILYRLDSQNAQGYEWIFIAWSPDHSPVRQKMLYAATRATLKKEFGGGHIKDEVFGTVQDDVSLNGYKKYLISQSSPAPLTAAEEELRQIKINEVQTDVGVDTKHQTLQGVAFPIAKEAIQALEKLKNKKLNYVQLEIDMKNETIILANTLHTELKDLPKRIPKDAARYHFFLYKHAHEGDYLESIVFIYSMPGYTCSIRERMLYSSCKSPLLEIVERQLWMQIIRKIEIDNGDELTADFLYEEVHPKQHAHKQSFAKPKGPAGKRGIRRLIRGPAETETPSD; translated from the exons ATGTCCCACCAGACCGGTATCCAAG ctagTGGAAGTGTTAAAGACACCTTTGTTGGAGCCAGAAATGGGCaatacaggcttttaaaaatagtcaTTGACAATG AGCAGCTTGTTGTGGGATCCTCTAGGCAGCCAGTTGGATCATGGGAAAAGGATTATGATTCCTTTGTTCTTCCCCTTCTTGAAGACAAGCAACCATGTTATATACTATACAGATTAGATTCTCAGAATGCTCAAGGATATGAGTGGATCTTCATTGCATGGTCACCTGATCACTCTCCT GTTCGTCAAAAAATGCTGTATGCAGCAACGCGAGCAACACTTAAGAAAGAATTTGGAGGTGGTCATATTAAGGATGAAGTATTTGGAACAGTACag GATGATGTTTCACTGAATGgatataaaaaatatttgataTCACAGTCCTCCCCTGCACCTCTGACTGCAGCAGAAGAGGAACTTCGACAAATTAAGATTAATGAG GTACAGACGGATGTTGGTGTAGATACCAAGCATCAAACATTGCAAGGAGTAGCATTCCCCATTGCTAAAGAAGCTATCCAGGCTTTGgagaaattgaaaaataagaaacTCAATTATGTACAACTG GAAATTgatatgaaaaatgaaactattatTTTGGCCAACACACTTCATACTGAACTGAAGGACTTGCCAAAACGAATTCCAAAGGATGCTGCGCGTTACCACTTTTTCCTGTATAAGCATGCCCATGAAGGAGACTATTTGGAATCCATAG TTTTCATCTACTCTATGCCAGGGTATACCTGTAGTATACGAGAACGAATGCTCTACTCTAGTTGCAAAAGTCCACTGTTAGAAATTGTAGAAAGACAGTTGTGGATGCAGATAATTAGAAAG attgaAATAGATAATGGTGATGAGTTAACTGCTGACTTTCTTTATGAAGAGGTTCATCCAAAACAACATGCTCACAAACAAAGTTTTGCTAAACCAAAAGGTCCTGCAGGGAAGCGGGGAATACGAAGACTGATTAGAGGTCCAGCAGAGACTGAAACACCTAGTGATTAG